From a single Bacilli bacterium genomic region:
- a CDS encoding DUF6597 domain-containing transcriptional factor, which translates to MYFMIYSRQNNAQWNDRRCDPMGNLAVRRLPLRFELKNCIKDFWVFASNGGLSVEEMQIIVPNGSAKLMLYYEGKFTGRVGDHAFLLPEHKLFVLGVSDCPTIAEFDREKAFGCICVEFHPASAYRILAVPQHELRNTLVPFDELITPSAIRIMEGRMFMASDPVQKAMLLQEYLIEMLARTENDAKFEYGVSAIWNSRGRISIAELSQDMGQTDRWLRAKFSERLGISPKAFASIVRFQSCFQTLLRDKRGFLEDGQFYDFYYDQAHFSKEFKRFMGYPPSKYTALQNEVGEIIYFNGD; encoded by the coding sequence ATGTATTTTATGATATATTCTCGTCAAAATAACGCACAATGGAATGATCGAAGGTGCGATCCTATGGGCAACCTTGCCGTCAGACGTTTGCCGCTGCGTTTCGAATTAAAAAATTGCATAAAGGATTTTTGGGTGTTTGCGAGTAACGGAGGGCTTTCCGTAGAAGAGATGCAAATCATCGTACCCAACGGTTCCGCGAAGTTAATGCTATATTATGAAGGGAAATTTACAGGCCGGGTTGGTGATCACGCGTTTTTGCTTCCGGAACATAAGCTGTTCGTCTTGGGCGTTTCCGACTGCCCCACGATTGCCGAATTCGACCGGGAAAAAGCATTCGGGTGCATCTGTGTTGAATTCCATCCCGCTTCCGCCTATCGGATTCTCGCCGTTCCGCAGCATGAATTGCGCAATACGCTCGTGCCTTTTGACGAGTTAATCACTCCTTCGGCCATCCGCATCATGGAGGGAAGGATGTTTATGGCGTCCGATCCGGTGCAAAAGGCAATGCTGCTTCAGGAATATTTGATCGAGATGCTCGCCCGGACGGAGAACGATGCGAAGTTCGAATACGGGGTTTCCGCGATTTGGAATTCGCGCGGTCGGATTTCAATCGCGGAGCTCTCGCAAGATATGGGACAAACTGATCGGTGGCTGCGCGCCAAATTTTCGGAGCGGCTCGGAATTAGTCCGAAAGCATTCGCTTCCATTGTTCGTTTCCAATCATGTTTCCAGACGCTGCTGCGCGACAAACGCGGCTTTTTGGAAGACGGGCAGTTTTACGATTTCTATTACGATCAGGCGCATTTCAGCAAGGAATTCAAACGTTTCATGGGGTACCCGCCGTCCAAGTATACGGCGCTGCAAAA